The following are encoded in a window of Rubellicoccus peritrichatus genomic DNA:
- a CDS encoding PhoH family protein, with product MPSKTLQFPSPRHLNQLYCGREENLVRAESILGVSLLAREDWLQIDGNTPDIDSAEEFFNILDRARGQGIQVGSSDFVHILDAVKRGEGEQVREVFENPMVIKLRKTSIVPKTVNQKRYLSFIGKHDVVFGIGPAGTGKTYLAVASALQALQEREVQKIIITRPAVEAGEALGFLPGDLQEKILPYLRPLYDAMYDMVGQEDTARMIERGLIEIAPLAYMRGRTLSNAYVILDEAQNTSPEQMMMFLTRLGDGSRMVITGDITQVDLPRHKKSGLKQAVQILSQVSGIKLFYFEHTDVVRHPLVSRIIAAYEAHASERENGTH from the coding sequence ATGCCCAGCAAAACGCTGCAATTTCCCAGCCCACGCCATCTGAATCAGCTTTATTGCGGCCGCGAGGAAAATCTGGTCCGCGCAGAAAGCATACTTGGTGTCAGTCTTCTGGCTCGAGAAGATTGGCTCCAGATCGATGGTAATACCCCGGATATAGATTCTGCCGAGGAGTTTTTCAATATTCTGGACCGAGCTCGTGGTCAGGGTATTCAAGTTGGTTCGTCGGATTTTGTTCATATACTGGACGCTGTGAAACGTGGTGAAGGGGAGCAGGTTCGTGAAGTTTTTGAGAACCCTATGGTGATCAAGCTGCGAAAGACGAGTATCGTTCCCAAGACAGTCAATCAGAAGCGTTACCTTTCCTTTATTGGAAAACACGATGTGGTCTTTGGAATCGGCCCTGCCGGGACAGGTAAAACCTATCTGGCGGTTGCTTCGGCATTACAAGCCCTTCAGGAACGGGAAGTGCAGAAGATCATCATCACTCGTCCTGCGGTTGAGGCTGGTGAGGCTCTGGGTTTCCTTCCGGGGGATCTCCAGGAGAAAATTTTACCTTATCTGCGTCCGCTTTATGACGCTATGTATGATATGGTCGGCCAAGAGGATACGGCGCGCATGATTGAGCGGGGCTTGATTGAAATCGCGCCACTTGCCTATATGCGTGGCCGCACTTTATCCAATGCTTACGTCATTTTGGACGAAGCACAGAACACATCACCAGAGCAAATGATGATGTTCCTTACGCGTTTGGGAGATGGAAGTCGTATGGTTATTACGGGGGACATCACTCAAGTCGATTTACCCCGACACAAAAAGTCGGGCCTTAAGCAAGCTGTGCAGATTCTGTCACAGGTTTCGGGTATAAAACTTTTCTATTTTGAGCATACTGATGTGGTGCGCCATCCACTTGTCAGCCGGATTATCGCTGCATATGAAGCCCATGCTTCTGAGCGAGAAAACGGAACTCACTGA